The Desulfonatronospira thiodismutans ASO3-1 region GGCCTTTTTTTGTACGGACATTCTTTCCGGACCGGTATACCCTGTCACAGATCAGATCCACTCTTAATTTTTTTTCCACCATGATCCGGACAAAGTCGCGAAAATCAGTGACGGGTTCATACTGGATACTTTTCTGATCCAGCCTGTTTAGCAGATCCCTTACATCTTCCCGAAATAATGCAGTGTCATTGGTAAAAAAATCCAGATCTACAGAGTAGCGCTCCGAGAAATAAAAACGGTGCAGACAGGTTCCTCCTGTAAGGTAAAATGTCGTGTCCACTAAAAAAACCGCTTCCAGAACCTGATCCTGCAATTCATATAACTGCTTGAAATCTATCTCTTCCATTGCAACTCCGGGACAAGACTGTGATCGCCGGTGATATTGGCTGCCACGAGACGCACCCTTTTTTTACCGCCCGACATGGACAAATACCTGTCCAGCATTGGCAGCAGATCTTCCATGGGAAAAAGCACCTTCAGGTGTTTTGAGGGATGCCTGCTGTTCTCAATTATTTTTGAGAACAGAAAACGCCCGAATGCAGCATCCTTTTTCTCCAGCCTTTCAAGTATATCCTGGGGGGTAACAAGATAATCACCCCAGAAACATTCCTGTACCACCTGGGTGGCTGAATGCAGTTTATCGTCCATGAGGTTTTTTATCCATTATCGATACCGGTTTCATCTTGCCGATCCACCTGGGGAATATCCCAGGACCTTCAGCTTTTCCTCGTTGATGCTGGAACTCATGATACAATCTCTTCCAGGGATTGTCTGGACACTCCTTCATTGGCCAGCATATCCAGTGAACACTGTTCAATGCAAGAACTCAACAATT contains the following coding sequences:
- a CDS encoding nucleotidyl transferase AbiEii/AbiGii toxin family protein produces the protein MEEIDFKQLYELQDQVLEAVFLVDTTFYLTGGTCLHRFYFSERYSVDLDFFTNDTALFREDVRDLLNRLDQKSIQYEPVTDFRDFVRIMVEKKLRVDLICDRVYRSGKNVRTKKGLVLDNLLNLCANKVCAILGRDEPKDVFDLYTVYRHDPQDWAVVMEEAGKKCVLDRETLAFRLDSFPVELVESLHVLDKNIINVFKQDYPVMLREMSGV